Part of the Pseudomonas sp. M30-35 genome is shown below.
CAGTGGTCAACAAACACTGCTACAAGGCTTGCAACTGGATATTCAACGCCGCGCACGCAAGCGTCACCCAGGCTTTGAACGCTTGCCTGTCGCTGATCAATGGTTAGTCCTCAGCCGCCTGACGCGCCTCAGCACTGGCGCGATTGGCAAAGCCATGCGGCCACTCCCGCAGCAGCGGCAAACCGCCACCGAATTCACCCGTCAGGTTGCCCACCTGCAAACTCTCAGGAATGCCTTATGAGCGAACACACCCCCGACCAGTCAAGCCCCAACCCAGCCGCACCTGCCAGCTCAGCCCCGGCGACCCCGATCGCGAATACGGCGCAACAACGTCAGCGTGCCAGCCAACTGGCTCAAGCGCTGCGCCTGGAGTTGCAAAAAGCCTTGATCGGCCAAACTCGGGTAATTGACGATGTGCTGACCGCGCTGATTGCTGGCGGCCACGTGCTGATTGAAGGTGTACCGGGTCTGGGCAAAACCTTACTGGTGCGCGCACTGGCCAAGTGCTTTGGCGGTGAGTTTTCGCGGATTCAGTTCACCCCGGACTTGATGCCCAGCGATGTTACCGGGCATGCGGTATACGACCTGCAAAGCGAGCAATTCAAACTACGCAAAGGCCCAGTGTTCACCAATTTATTGCTGGCCGATGAAATTAACCGCGCACCGGCCAAGACCCAGGCAGCGCTGCTTGAAGTGATGCAAGAACGCCAAGTCACTCTTGAAGGTCGGGCACTGGTCGTACCGCTGCCATTTATGGTGCTGGCCACGCAGAACCCGATTGAACAAGAAGGTACTTACCCGCTGCCAGAAGCGGAGCTTGATCGTTTTATGCTCAAGCTGCGCATGGATTATCCGCAGCAAGATGAAGAAATGCTCATGGTCCGTCAGGTGACTCGCTCCAGCAAAGCCGACATGCTTGAGGTCGCCCCGCTGCGCACCCTGCTGCAAGCCAAAGACGTACAAGCCCTGCAGAAAATCGCCAGCGACTTACCGGTTGATGAGCAAGTGCTCGACTACGCCGTACGCCTGACACGCGCCACCCGCACCTGGCCCGGTTTTGCAATCGGCGCAGGGCCTCGCGCCTCGATCGCACTGGTGCGGGGCGGCCGTGCACGGGCGCTTCTACGTGGCGGCGACTTTGTTCTGCCGGATGACATAAAAGGCTGTGCGTTGGCGGTTCTGCGTCACCGCGTACGCCTGTCACCGGAGCTGGATATCGAAGGCCTGTCGATTGACCAAGTGCTGCAACAGCTTCTCGATCAGGTGCCGGCGCCACGCCTATGATCACAGTCACCCCGAACCACGAGCAGGCTGCGCGATGAAACCGGCCCGCCGCCTACTCATCGCCCTTGCCGCTCTGTTGCTTTGCGCAGTCCTGCTGGGGACCTTGAATGCATTGGCAATAGAGCTGCCCGA
Proteins encoded:
- a CDS encoding MoxR family ATPase, coding for MSEHTPDQSSPNPAAPASSAPATPIANTAQQRQRASQLAQALRLELQKALIGQTRVIDDVLTALIAGGHVLIEGVPGLGKTLLVRALAKCFGGEFSRIQFTPDLMPSDVTGHAVYDLQSEQFKLRKGPVFTNLLLADEINRAPAKTQAALLEVMQERQVTLEGRALVVPLPFMVLATQNPIEQEGTYPLPEAELDRFMLKLRMDYPQQDEEMLMVRQVTRSSKADMLEVAPLRTLLQAKDVQALQKIASDLPVDEQVLDYAVRLTRATRTWPGFAIGAGPRASIALVRGGRARALLRGGDFVLPDDIKGCALAVLRHRVRLSPELDIEGLSIDQVLQQLLDQVPAPRL